One region of Triticum aestivum cultivar Chinese Spring chromosome 6B, IWGSC CS RefSeq v2.1, whole genome shotgun sequence genomic DNA includes:
- the LOC123138669 gene encoding uncharacterized protein, which translates to MEKTTSAEDLTQQLPDDLLANVFRRLRTTSPSLAASRCVCKAWRAIIDGCRLLEDLPSYSLTGIFFHLNGESLPRYFSPASSCVNIDPVDYVDTGSDAIKCLAITQHCNGLLLLNDDDCKDSWVLNPATRQWTHLPTPPPMCTPGMEDVDHVDRYMDFHDQYLVFDPAVSPHYEVFLSKYVPFIPLSDINKLVGPRIQEREWPPSIFVLLVFSSGTKRWEERSFVREGEAAGTIRNMLHLPPSNHWYAAYWQGSLYYHQHGVFMRVSLSTDNYQVIKPPKGSQKYLSGHYLGKSKNGVYCALLYGPRLRIWYLVETGDQMKWVLKCSINDSYNDKTLLGFHPNKETVFVFQRPFKRVMAYHFNSSKTEDLGPLTANRVWLSFPYTLCLMGELSSNKQ; encoded by the exons ATGGAGAAGACGACGTCGGCGGAGGATCTGACGCAGCAACTACCCGACGACCTGCTCGCCAATGTCTTCCGCCGCCTCCGGACGACGTCGCCCAGCCTCGCCGCGTCCCGGTGTGTCTGCAAGGCGTGGCGTGCCATCATCGACGGCTGCCGGCTGCTCGAGGACCTCCCGTCCTACTCGTTGACCGGAATATTCTTCCACCTGAACGGCGAGTCGCTCCCCAGATACTTCTCGCCCGCCTCATCGTGCGTGAACATTGACCCTGTGGACTACGTGGATACCGGCTCCGATGCCATTAAATGCTTGGCAATCACGCAGCACTGCAACGGCCTTCTCCTGCTCAACGACGACGACTGTAAAGACTCATGGGTGCTTAACCCCGCCACACGGCAGTGGACGCACCTGCCTACTCCTCCACCCATGTGCACACCGGGCATGGAGGACGTTGATCATGTTGATCGTTACATGGACTTCCATGATCAATACCTCGTGTTTGATCCCGCGGTGTCACCGCACTATGAGGTCTTCTTAAGCAAGTATGTTCCCTTTATTCCGTTGTCAGATATTAACAAATTGGTGGGTCCTCGTATACAAGAGAGAGAATGGCCACCGTCGATTTTTGTTTTGCTTGTCTTCTCATCGGGGACAAAGAGGTGGGAGGAGAGATCTTTTGTTCGTGAAGGGGAGGCCGCGGGGACCATTCGCAACATGTTACACCTTCCTCCGTCCAACCACTGGTATGCGGCATACTGGCAGGGATCACTTTACTACCACCAACATGGCGTGTTCATGAG AGTAAGCTTGTCAACCGATAATTACCAAGTAATTAAGCCGCCGAAAGGTTCCCAGAAATACCTTTCAGGCCATTATTTAGGAAAATCTAAGAATGGTGTATATTGTGCATTACTTTATGGCCCCAGACTTCGGATTTGGTACCTCGTCGAAACAGGTGATCAGATGAAATGGGTCTTAAAGTGCAGCATCAATGATAGTTATAACGACAAGACTCTACTTGGATTTCATCCAAACAAAGAGACCGTCTTTGTCTTCCAAAGACCCTTCAAAAGAGTAATGGCTTATCATTTCAATAGCTCCAAGACCGAAGACTTGGGCCCCTTAACTGCAAACCGCGTATGGCTGTCTTTCCCATACACATTGTGTTTGATGGGAGAGCTTTCAAGCAACAAGCAGTAG